From Kogia breviceps isolate mKogBre1 chromosome 2, mKogBre1 haplotype 1, whole genome shotgun sequence, one genomic window encodes:
- the HPS6 gene encoding BLOC-2 complex member HPS6 — protein MKRAGTLRLLSDLNNFSGAARLRELLAGDPAVRVRCSPDGRHLLLLRPPGAPDPQLLVAVRGPGAELERAWPAGQPSPLDAFFLPWPARPALVLVWESGLAEVWGAGVGPGWRLLQSIELCPGGGARVVAVAAPRGRLVWCEERQAGAEGREGPPAVAFSHCVCVRTLEPSGEAGTNLGRTHILLHNCPPFGLLTSRKDLFLVPTATTWPGVGHILLIWSPSKGKVVVAAPCLGLSYSKSLNPGGGDPWDFRTLLRGLPGLLSPRQPLTVHTWAPTPQGLLWLDFRGTVSLVQPHGGTRAVGTLQEAPASLAGSAALGTFHGTLACVLGSTLELLDMGSGQLLERKVLSTDRVHLLEPPAPGMENEEELETRGGLRLLSAVGLFRIGWEAPQGLELPSAEDLVFEEACEYYQRRSLRGARLTPEELRHNSTFRAPQALASILQGHVSPSTLLTTLRAELRDYRGLEQLKAQLVAGDDEEAGWTELAEHEVARLLRTELMGDQLAQLNTVFQALPTAAWGAILRALQLQPDGNGKLRSQAPPDMWKKVLGVTTGGKEPPSGILPLFELLCRCLCRLEPRWLPPFVELAQQQGGPGWGSGGPGLPLYRRALEVIGEEGTRPEALELDLLLGSGRPKAVLQAVGQLVQKEEWERALEAGLALSPSSPLLRSEIFKLLLAEFARHRRLDAHLPLLCRLCPPDLAPAELLLLLQTHLPDELEPPAPFPEPGAEPPLTVGLLRALLEQTGIQGRPSGPVLSRYEDILWDTGTPPPTPPRGPMSALQASDHPGLEAWAPFGQGLCVTDTG, from the coding sequence ATGAAGCGTGCGGGAACGCTGCGCCTGCTCTCGGACCTGAACAACTTCAGCGGCGCGGCCCGGCTCCGGGAGTTGTTGGCCGGGGACCCAGCCGTCCGAGTTCGCTGCAGCCCGGACGGCCGCCACCTGCTGCTGCTGCGACCTCCGGGAGCACCGGACCCGCAACTGCTGGTCGCGGTGCGTGGACCCGGCGCGGAACTGGAACGTGCCTGGCCGGCTGGCCAGCCCTCACCGCTAGACGCCTTCTTCCTACCGTGGCCGGCGCGACCGGCGCTAGTCCTAGTGTGGGAGAGTGGCCTAGCCGAGGTGTGGGGCGCGGGGGTGGGGCCCGGCTGGCGGCTGCTGCAGAGCATCGAGCTGTGTCCTGGCGGTGGAGCCCGTGTGGTGGCCGTGGCGGCGCCCCGAGGCCGCCTGGTGTGGTGCGAGGAGCGTCAGGCTGGCGCTGAGGGCCGCGAAGGGCCTCCCGCAGTGGCTTTCAGCCACTGtgtgtgcgtccggaccctggaGCCCAGCGGGGAGGCCGGCACCAACCTGGGCCGTACACATATCCTGCTGCACAACTGCCCCCCTTTCGGGCTGCTGACCTCCCGCAAGGACCTCTTCCTGGTGCCCACTGCCACCACCTGGCCTGGCGTGGGCCACATTCTGCTCATCTGGAGCCCAAGCAAGGGCAAGGTGGTGGTGGCTGCTCCATGTCTTGGCCTCTCCTACAGTAAAAGCCTGAAtcctggaggaggggacccaTGGGACTTCAGGACCCTGCTCCGAGGCCTTCCTGGGCTGCTGTCCCCCAGGCAGCCATTAACTGTACACACCTGGGCCCCAACTCCCCAGGGCCTGCTGTGGCTTGACTTCAGGGGCACTGTGAGCCTGGTGCAGCCCCACGGTGGTACCCGGGCTGTTGGCACCCTTCAGGAGGCACCTGCCAGCCTGGCAGGGTCTGCAGCACTGGGCACATTTCATGGCACTCTGGCCTGTGTGCTGGGCTCCACATTGGAACTGCTGGACATGGGCAGTGGGCAGCTGCTAGAAAGGAAGGTCCTAAGTACAGACCGAGTACATCTGCTggaacccccagcccctggcatggAAAATGAGGAGGAGCTGGAGACCCGAGGGGGTCTTCGTTTGCTTTCAGCCGTGGGTCTGTTTCGAATAGGCTGGGAAGCCCCACAAGGCCTTGAGCTGCCTTCAGCTGAAGATCTGGTGTTTGAGGAGGCCTGCGAGTACTACCAGCGGCGGAGCCTGCGGGGTGCCCGGCTCACCCCAGAGGAACTGAGACACAACAGCACATTCCGGGCACCTCAGGCCCTGGCTTCCATCCTCCAGGGCCACGTGTCCCCATCAACACTATTGACCACACTGAGAGCTGAGCTTCGGGATTACCGGGGCTTAGAGCAGCTTAAAGCCCAGCTGGTGGCTGGGGATGACGAGGAGGCTGGCTGGACTGAGCTGGCAGAGCACGAAGTGGCACGGCTGCTGAGGACTGAGTTGATGGGAGACCAGCTGGCCCAGCTCAACACCGTTTTCCAAGCCCTCCCTACAGCGGCCTGGGGTGCCATCCTCAGGGCCCTGCAGCTCCAGCCAGATGGGAATGGCAAGCTGAGGTCCCAAGCTCCCCCTGACATGTGGAAGAAGGTACTGGGGGTTACAACAGGTGGAAAGGAACCACCCAGTGGGATACTGCCCCTCTTTGAACTCCTGTGCCGATGCCTCTGCCGGCTGGAGCCACGATGGCTGCCACCCTTTGTGGAGCTGGCACAGCAGCAGGGCGGGCCTGGCTGGGGGTCAGGGGGCCCAGGGCTGCCCCTCTATCGTCGAGCCCTGGAAGTAATAGGTGAGGAGGGGACTAGGCCTGAAGCACTGGAGCTAGACCTGCTCTTGGGCAGTGGGCGGCCCAAAGCTGTACTCCAAGCTGTGGGGCAGCTGGTGCAAAAGGAAGAGTGGGAGCGGGCTCTAGAGGCTGGCTTGGCCCTCAGCCCCTCCAGCCCCCTGCTTCGAAGTGAGATCTTCAAACTGTTGTTGGCCGAATTTGCCCGGCACCGCCGGCTTGATGCTCACCTCCCCCTCCTTTGCCGCCTGTGCCCACCAGACCTAGCTCCAGCTGAGCTCCTGCTTCTACTGCAGACACACCTCCCAGATGAGTTGGAGCCCCCCGCCCCATTCCCTGAGCCTGGGGCAGAGCCCCCTCTCACTGTGGGCTTGCTCAGAGCCCTGCTGGAGCAGACTGGGATTCAAGGACGACCCTCTGGCCCAGTTCTAAGCCGATATGAGGACATTCTATGGGACACAGGCACTCCACCCCCTACCCCACCTCGGGGACCTATGTCAGCCCTCCAGGCATCAGACCACCCAGGCCTGGAGGCATGGGCACCATTTGGACAGGGCCTCTGTGTGACTGACACAGGCTGA